A single genomic interval of Gossypium raimondii isolate GPD5lz chromosome 11, ASM2569854v1, whole genome shotgun sequence harbors:
- the LOC105801954 gene encoding 14 kDa proline-rich protein DC2.15, whose translation MASKRSASMALFLALNILFFSLVSATCRSCSSSGSNPTPTPTPSARGRCPRDALKLGVCANVLSLVNVTVGSPPVMPCCSLLNGLVDLEAAACLCTAIRANVLGLNLNIPVSLSLLLNVCSRNVPTGFQC comes from the coding sequence ATGGCTTCAAAAAGATCAGCTTCCATGGCCCTCTTTTTAGCACTcaacattcttttcttttccctagTCAGTGCTACTTGTCGATCTTGCTCTTCTTCCGGCTCTAATCCCACCCCCACCCCCACTCCATCTGCACGAGGTAGGTGCCCCAGGGATGCTCTTAAATTAGGTGTATGTGCCAATGTGCTTAGCTTAGTCAATGTCACTGTTGGTTCACCCCCAGTGATGCCATGTTGTTCCCTTCTCAATGGTCTCGTTGACCTTGAAGCTGCCGCTTGCCTTTGCACCGCTATCAGAGCAAACGTCTTAGGCCTCAACCTTAATATCCCAGTTTCCCTTAGCTTGCTTCTCAACGTTTGCTCAAGGAATGTTCCTACTGGCTTCCAATGCTAA